A genomic region of uncultured Roseibium sp. contains the following coding sequences:
- the cobO gene encoding cob(I)yrinic acid a,c-diamide adenosyltransferase, whose product MTAESEKPELTEDELNARHAEKMRKKKAARDKIMATKTIEKGLLIVHTGKGKGKSTAGFGMVFRSLGHGHKVGVVQFVKGRIETGERMALERFSDLVTIKRMGEGFTWETQDRQRDIDAAEQAWEAAKDMITSGDYRLILCDELNIVLRYDYIDIAKVVEFLKNEKPDDVHVVVTGRNAKDELIEIADLVTDMTQVKHPFRSGVKPQEGIEF is encoded by the coding sequence GTGACTGCCGAAAGCGAAAAGCCCGAGCTGACCGAAGACGAACTGAATGCCCGTCACGCGGAGAAGATGCGCAAGAAAAAGGCCGCGCGCGACAAGATCATGGCGACCAAGACCATCGAAAAAGGGCTGCTGATCGTTCACACGGGCAAGGGCAAGGGAAAGTCGACTGCCGGTTTCGGCATGGTCTTCCGCTCGCTCGGTCACGGCCACAAGGTCGGTGTCGTCCAGTTCGTGAAAGGCCGGATCGAAACCGGTGAACGCATGGCGCTGGAGCGCTTTTCCGATCTGGTGACGATCAAGCGCATGGGCGAGGGGTTCACCTGGGAAACGCAGGACCGCCAGCGTGACATCGATGCGGCGGAGCAGGCTTGGGAAGCTGCCAAGGACATGATCACCTCAGGGGACTACCGCCTGATCCTCTGCGATGAACTCAACATCGTGCTGCGCTACGACTACATCGACATCGCCAAGGTGGTCGAGTTCCTGAAGAACGAAAAACCCGATGATGTTCATGTCGTCGTGACCGGCCGCAACGCAAAGGACGAACTCATCGAGATCGCCGATCTCGTCACCGACATGACCCAGGTAAAGCACCCGTTCCGGTCCGGCGTGAAGCCGCAGGAAGGCATCGAATTCTAG
- the cobN gene encoding cobaltochelatase subunit CobN: MHILASQTRRIDDGGDAVDLGQSPADILFLSAADTELGGFASSHAALEAGRASLRLANLMALAHPYSIDLYAEQTVRGSKLVILRILGGVEYWRYGLERIGEEIRAAGSELVVIPGDDKWDEQLTSHSTRPADEVHRFWRYCVEGGSENYANALRYAAFLLGLGAEPAHPVPLPRAGIYLKGQTASDLQDWKAVWPNAPRPVAAITFYRALIQGAQTAPIDALVEALDQAGINALPVFVSSLKEAESVAILESLFDGAQPDVVLNGTAFAVSKAGRAHQPTPLDRIGKPVLQVVFSSSSKEGWEESDQGLSIRDLAMHVVLPEIDGRILTRAVSFKEEGVFDEATQSTPVRFTPVSDRVEFVAALAANWAALGRTPEADKKTALILANYPNKDGRIANGVGLDTPASCTALLAAMDSAGFETGDAPETPAALMKLLTSGVTNALDGCADRQTYEELSLFDYQRDYAGLPADLRTAVSDRWGTPESDPHVVDGKFRLALHRFGNQVVGIQPARGYNIDPKETYHDPALVPPHHYFAFYIWLRQNFGADAVVHLGKHGNLEWLPGKALALSHNCFPEAVLGPVPNVYPFIVNDPGEGAQAKRRTSAVIVDHLTPPLTRAESHGVAEELETLLDEYYLASGVDPRRLKVLTCDILDVAVRHGLDRDIGLDDDMDEETRLARLDAHLCDLKELQIRDGLHILGQSPDGDQLVDLLCALARVPRGPEPRQQSLQRALARDLDLGDFDPLDCDFAQAWSGATPEVLLTTSDAPWRSNGDTVERLELLSRDLVAGTCPPKSDWQEAGAVLDEIETTLRPSVLASGPSETASVLKALDGRFVEPGPSGAPSRGRPDVLPTGKNFYSVDVRAVPTETAWRLGWQSAALVADRYFQEEGEWPTSLVLTCWGTANMRTGGDDIAQALALIGARPVWEPASGRVSGFEILKLSDLGRPRIDVTLRVSGFFRDAFPHQMDLFDSAVRAVGALQEPDDANPIAARMKADAFRLRAEGIGSDEAERRAGFRVFGSKPGAYGAGLQALIDEGLWQERSDFADTFLGWGGYAYGGGASGAGAREELTTRLTSVDAVLHNQDNREHDLLDSDDYYQFEGGLAATVETLKGAAPKVFHNDHSRPERPVVRTLSEEIGRVVRGRAANPKWIRGVMRHGYKGAFEMVATLDYLFAFSATTTAVGDHHFEQLFDAYIDDPEVRDFLKDANPAGYADMLSRFLEAIDRDLWTPRRNSTHAVLNDLKTSFEGTPKP; the protein is encoded by the coding sequence ATGCACATTCTGGCCAGTCAGACGCGACGGATTGACGACGGTGGTGATGCCGTCGACCTCGGGCAGTCGCCCGCCGATATCCTGTTCCTTTCGGCAGCGGACACTGAGCTCGGCGGTTTCGCGTCCTCACACGCCGCACTTGAGGCGGGCCGCGCGAGCCTGCGTCTCGCCAACCTGATGGCGCTGGCACATCCCTATTCGATCGATCTCTACGCCGAACAGACGGTCAGGGGATCGAAGCTCGTGATCCTGCGCATCCTGGGTGGTGTCGAATACTGGCGCTACGGTCTTGAACGCATCGGCGAAGAGATCCGGGCGGCCGGCAGTGAGCTGGTCGTCATTCCGGGCGACGACAAGTGGGATGAGCAACTGACGTCCCATTCGACGCGCCCCGCCGACGAGGTTCACAGGTTCTGGCGCTACTGCGTCGAAGGGGGCTCGGAAAACTACGCCAACGCGTTGCGGTATGCCGCTTTTCTGCTTGGCCTGGGCGCAGAGCCGGCGCATCCGGTTCCACTCCCGCGGGCCGGGATCTACCTCAAGGGGCAGACGGCATCGGATCTTCAGGACTGGAAGGCGGTCTGGCCCAACGCGCCGCGGCCCGTCGCTGCCATCACCTTCTACCGGGCACTCATTCAGGGTGCGCAGACCGCGCCCATAGATGCGCTTGTCGAGGCGCTCGATCAGGCCGGTATCAATGCCTTGCCCGTCTTTGTTTCCAGTTTGAAGGAAGCCGAATCCGTCGCGATCCTGGAAAGCCTGTTTGACGGGGCGCAGCCGGATGTCGTTCTGAACGGGACCGCCTTTGCGGTGTCGAAGGCAGGACGGGCGCACCAGCCGACACCGCTCGACAGGATCGGCAAACCCGTGCTTCAGGTGGTGTTTTCCTCCTCCTCGAAGGAAGGCTGGGAGGAAAGCGACCAGGGACTGTCCATCCGGGACCTGGCTATGCATGTCGTCCTGCCGGAGATTGACGGGCGCATTCTGACGCGCGCCGTTTCCTTCAAGGAGGAAGGCGTTTTCGATGAGGCCACGCAGTCGACCCCGGTGCGGTTCACGCCTGTTTCCGACAGGGTCGAGTTCGTCGCCGCCCTGGCCGCGAACTGGGCAGCGCTTGGCCGGACGCCGGAGGCCGACAAGAAGACGGCGCTGATTCTGGCGAATTACCCGAACAAGGACGGCCGGATCGCCAATGGTGTCGGCCTTGACACGCCCGCATCCTGCACCGCGCTTCTGGCCGCGATGGATTCAGCCGGGTTTGAGACGGGAGATGCACCTGAAACGCCGGCAGCGCTGATGAAACTGCTCACGTCCGGCGTGACCAACGCATTGGACGGATGCGCGGACCGGCAGACGTACGAAGAACTCTCGCTGTTTGACTATCAGCGGGATTACGCGGGATTGCCGGCGGACTTGAGGACTGCCGTATCGGATCGTTGGGGGACACCGGAGAGCGACCCGCATGTGGTCGACGGCAAGTTCCGGCTCGCGCTGCACCGGTTCGGCAACCAGGTCGTCGGAATTCAGCCGGCGCGCGGTTACAACATTGATCCCAAGGAAACCTATCACGATCCGGCTCTGGTCCCGCCGCACCATTATTTCGCATTTTATATCTGGTTGCGGCAGAACTTCGGTGCCGATGCCGTCGTGCATCTCGGCAAACACGGAAATCTTGAATGGTTGCCGGGCAAGGCGCTTGCCCTGTCGCATAACTGTTTCCCGGAAGCCGTTCTCGGTCCGGTTCCCAATGTTTACCCCTTCATCGTCAACGATCCCGGCGAAGGGGCGCAGGCGAAGCGACGGACTTCCGCCGTCATCGTCGATCATCTGACACCACCGTTGACACGGGCCGAAAGTCACGGTGTTGCAGAGGAACTGGAGACGCTGCTGGACGAATACTATCTCGCCAGCGGTGTCGACCCGCGCCGCCTGAAGGTTCTGACGTGTGACATTCTCGACGTGGCGGTGCGCCATGGCCTCGACAGGGACATCGGCCTCGACGACGACATGGACGAGGAAACGCGTCTTGCCCGTCTCGATGCGCATCTTTGTGATCTGAAGGAACTGCAGATCCGGGACGGTCTTCACATTCTGGGACAAAGTCCGGACGGCGATCAGCTTGTCGACCTGCTTTGTGCGCTCGCGCGTGTGCCGCGCGGCCCGGAACCCCGTCAGCAGAGCCTGCAAAGAGCGCTCGCACGGGATCTGGACCTCGGTGATTTCGACCCGCTCGATTGCGACTTTGCGCAGGCCTGGTCCGGCGCGACACCTGAAGTGCTTTTGACAACCAGCGACGCTCCCTGGCGATCGAACGGTGACACGGTTGAAAGACTGGAACTCTTGTCCCGGGATCTTGTCGCAGGCACGTGCCCCCCGAAGAGTGATTGGCAGGAAGCCGGTGCAGTGCTCGACGAGATCGAAACAACGCTGCGGCCGTCCGTCCTGGCGTCGGGGCCCTCGGAAACAGCGTCGGTCCTGAAAGCACTCGATGGCCGGTTCGTGGAACCGGGGCCGTCCGGCGCGCCTTCGCGCGGGCGCCCGGACGTGCTGCCGACCGGAAAGAATTTCTACTCGGTTGATGTCCGCGCGGTGCCGACCGAGACGGCCTGGCGGCTCGGCTGGCAGTCGGCCGCTCTTGTCGCCGACCGCTACTTTCAGGAAGAAGGCGAATGGCCGACATCCCTGGTCCTGACCTGCTGGGGCACGGCCAACATGCGCACGGGCGGAGATGATATTGCCCAGGCCCTGGCGCTGATCGGCGCAAGGCCTGTCTGGGAGCCGGCATCGGGCAGGGTGAGCGGTTTTGAAATCCTGAAACTGTCGGACCTGGGGCGTCCGCGCATAGATGTGACCTTGCGGGTCTCGGGTTTTTTCCGCGATGCGTTTCCGCACCAGATGGACCTGTTCGACAGCGCGGTGCGCGCCGTGGGGGCGTTGCAGGAGCCGGACGATGCGAACCCGATTGCCGCGCGTATGAAAGCGGACGCATTCAGGCTCCGGGCGGAAGGCATCGGATCGGACGAGGCAGAGCGCCGCGCCGGGTTCCGCGTTTTCGGTTCGAAGCCAGGCGCTTACGGAGCCGGGCTTCAGGCGTTGATTGACGAGGGGCTCTGGCAGGAACGCTCGGACTTTGCCGACACATTTCTCGGCTGGGGCGGATATGCCTATGGCGGCGGTGCGTCCGGAGCGGGCGCAAGGGAGGAACTAACCACGCGACTCACGTCCGTAGATGCGGTCCTGCACAACCAGGACAACCGCGAACACGATCTTCTGGACAGCGACGATTATTACCAGTTCGAAGGCGGTCTTGCGGCGACCGTTGAAACACTCAAGGGCGCTGCCCCGAAAGTCTTCCACAACGATCATTCCCGCCCCGAACGCCCGGTTGTCAGGACACTCTCGGAAGAAATCGGCAGGGTCGTGCGCGGGCGTGCCGCCAATCCCAAGTGGATACGCGGCGTGATGCGCCACGGCTACAAGGGCGCTTTCGAGATGGTTGCGACGCTTGACTACCTGTTCGCGTTTTCAGCCACGACGACTGCTGTCGGCGACCATCATTTCGAACAACTCTTCGATGCCTATATCGACGACCCGGAGGTCCGTGACTTCCTGAAGGATGCCAACCCCGCCGGTTATGCCGACATGCTGTCCCGTTTTCTGGAAGCGATTGATCGCGACCTCTGGACGCCGAGGCGTAATTCGACCCATGCTGTGCTGAACGACCTTAAGACGAGTTTTGAAGGGACACCCAAGCCGTGA
- a CDS encoding YrhK family protein, with amino-acid sequence MGKIFDDGLRSASPHHAELVRKYELYRTVVEFLAALTFIVGSIFFFYPKLVFSGTWLFLIGSFLFAVRPSIRLLLELRLANLPVPAEFRPYGAEPVEGDPKP; translated from the coding sequence ATGGGCAAGATCTTTGATGACGGTCTGCGCTCCGCGTCGCCCCATCATGCCGAATTGGTTCGCAAATACGAGCTCTACCGAACCGTGGTCGAATTTCTGGCCGCGCTGACCTTTATCGTCGGGAGCATCTTCTTCTTCTATCCCAAGCTCGTGTTTTCCGGGACATGGCTGTTTCTGATCGGGTCTTTCCTGTTTGCGGTGCGGCCATCCATAAGGCTGCTGCTTGAACTTCGTCTTGCGAACCTGCCGGTGCCCGCAGAATTCAGACCCTATGGCGCCGAGCCGGTCGAAGGTGATCCGAAACCATGA